In Brassica napus cultivar Da-Ae chromosome A2 unlocalized genomic scaffold, Da-Ae chrA02_Random_26, whole genome shotgun sequence, the following are encoded in one genomic region:
- the LOC125594011 gene encoding uncharacterized protein LOC125594011 encodes MADRNGWHFTNNGKFTVKSGYQVERTYPDRDRLPLFIGPTVDVIKAFCWKIRCPPKIKHFLWQFVSGSVAVKKNLQARGMQGDISCARCGADEESINHVFFECPPAIQLMKDQKMGAETQDTIPQSITGRWCFTDGSWKEEDMFSGQGWFSTLPGFEGLMGATNICTPKEKGGLGFRDFKNFNLALLAKQLWRLVQYPNSLLARELKGRYYRLSDPIEVSKASKPSYVWRSLMAAQTLLKKGIRKSIGTGDTTLVWADPWIPSTPARPAIPRRPSFNPALRVADLLDPISKDWQHERLRELVIPSDIPLIRSLRPTRSTRPPSYCWNLTKSGVYSVKSGYQLAMDSLDDPEPDKVLKPSITALQAKVWTLKTTKKIKHFIWQALSNCIPVCNALSDRHCGTDRCCPRCGSDEETINHLLFECPPSVQAWALADIPYSPGSFPSSSIYSNLDHVLWRASDRGIPETILAAVPWVLWYIWKARNDKTFNGKEITPLETTQLARAEAESWRLAQIIDEPAEEIDGDTRHAMATPPPRTGPVCYTDASWHKDDTYFGGGMVLLTEDGTTTFGSFASNRVLTPLHAEFQTLLWAMKSSLQLDHSSMTFETDCLQLVNLIEEDDEDKWPSLLAEFDEFHLIRSMFTFCSISFISRSLNIRADLLAKGARTRGFTFSHVNSQLPSWMAQSANLREFF; translated from the exons ATGGCAGACaggaatggatggcattttacaAATAATGGAAAATTCACAGTAAAATCAGGTTATCAAGTGGAGAGGACTTACCCGGATAGGGACAGATTACCGTTATTCATTGGCCCTACAGTTGATGTTATAAAGGCGTTTTGCTGGAAAATAAGGTGCCCAccaaagataaaacattttctttggcaATTTGTTTCAGGAAGTGTAGCAGTTAAGAAGAATTTGCAGGCACGAGGGATGCAAGGGGATATAAGctgtgcaagatgtggagcggACGAGGAATCGattaaccatgtgttttttgagtgCCCTCCAGCTATTCAG TTGATGAAGGATCAGAAGATGGGAGCAGAGACTCAGGATACGATTCCTCAGTCAATCACAGgcagatggtgttttacagatggatcatggaaagagGAGGATATGTTCTCCGGACAGGGGTGGTTCAGTACCTTACCTGGATTTGAGGGTCTGATGGGAGCTACGAAC ATTTGTACTCCCAAGGAGAAGGGAGGCCTGGGATTTCgagatttcaaaaattttaatctcGCACTACTTGCGAAGCAACTATGGAGACTCGTACAATACCCAAATTCTCTCCTGGCACGAGAGCTAAAAGGCAGATATTATCGTCTCTCGGACCCGATCGAGGTCAGCAAAGCAAGCAAACCATCCTATGTCTGGAGAAGTCTTATGGCAGCTCAAACCCTGCTCAAAAAAGGCATCCGTAAGTCGATAGGGACCGGAGACACCACCCTGGTCTGGGCCGACCCCTGGATCCCGTCAACACCGGCTCGTCCTGCCATCCCCCGCAGACCTTCCTTTAACCCCGCTCTCCGCGTGGCAGACCTGTTGGACCCGATCTCAAAAGACTGGCAGCATGAACGCCTTCGAGAGCTAGTAATCCCGAGTGACATCCCCCTTATACGTAGCCTCAGGCCGACTCGCTCTACTCGCCCTCCAAGCTATTGCTGGAACCTTACCAAATCGGGAGTCTACTCCGTAAAGTCTGGCTACCAGCTAGCCATGGATTCACTGGATGACCCAGAACCGGACAAAGTACTCAAACCCAGCATCACTGCGCTCCAAGCGAAGGTGTGGACGCTCAAAACCACAAAGAAGATCAAGCACTTCATCTGGCAGGCTTTATCCAACTGCATACCAGTATGCAATGCACTTTCTGATCGGCACTGCGGCACTGACCGATGCTGCCCAAGATGTGGATCAGATGAAGAAACTATCAACCACCTGCTCTTTGAATGTCCACCTTCCGTGCAAGCTTGGGCTCTCGCAGATATTCCATACTCTCCGGGATCCTTCCCGAGCTCCTCAATTTACAGCAATCTAGACCATGTTCTATGGCGTGCAAGCGACCGAGGAATCCCTGAAACAATCCTAGCTGCCGTCCCATGGGtgttatggtatatatggaaagccCGTAATGATAAAACTTTCAACGGTAAAGAAATCACCCCACTGGAGACGACACAACTGGCTAGAGCTGAGGCCGAAAGCTGGCGCCTTGCTCAAATAATTGACGAACCCGCGGAGGAAATCGACGGGGATACTCGCCATGCAATGGCTACTCCACCTCCTAGAACCGGCCCAGTATGCTATACTGACGCCTCCTGGCATAAAGACGACACATATTTTGGAGGAGGAATGGTCCTGTTAACCGAGGATGGGACGACGACTTTTGGTTCATTCGCTAGTAACCGAGTCTTAACCCCCCTGCATGCCGAGTTTCAAACTCTGCTGTGGGCTATGAAATCCTCTCTACAACTGGACCATAGTTCTATGACTTTTGAGACTGACTGCCTACAGCTTGTCAATCTCATagaagaagacgacgaagaCAAATGGCCATCATTGTTGGCTGAATTTGATGAGTTCCATCTTATTCGTTCTATGTTTACGTTTTGCTCCATATCTTTTATCTCTCGTTCACTGAACATCCGAGCCGACCTCCTTGCAAAGGGAGCTCGAACTCGCGGTTTCACTTTCTCCCATGTAAACTCTCAGCTTCCCAGTTGGATGGCCCAGTCGGCCAACCTCAGggagtttttttaa